The Pygocentrus nattereri isolate fPygNat1 chromosome 4, fPygNat1.pri, whole genome shotgun sequence genome includes a window with the following:
- the cited2 gene encoding cbp/p300-interacting transactivator 2: MVDRMMAMNHGRFPEAVNGLHHHHHHHQQQQQQQRRMGMGQFSSPLQQQQQQQQHGYSNGLLEPMHYGSGGGSHGLRHPSGSVAAPARFASQFVATGSQGQLAASMQLQKLNTQYYTQQHHHHPHPQQQHQPQQQHLLHYPHELQGGFRDAGARLGAAGREPQQLPAAHSVIDTDLIDEEVLMALVVEMGLDRIKELPELWLGQNEFDFMTDFVCKQQPSRVSC, encoded by the coding sequence ATGGTCGACCGCATGATGGCAATGAACCATGGCCGATTCCCCGAAGCTGTGAACGGtctccaccaccaccatcaccaccaccagcagcagcagcagcagcagcgcagGATGGGAATGGGACAGTTCTCCAGCcccctgcagcagcagcagcagcagcagcagcacggCTACAGCAACGGCTTGCTGGAGCCCATGCACTACGGCAGCGGCGGCGGGAGCCACGGGCTTCGGCATCCGAGCGGCAGCGTAGCAGCGCCCGCACGCTTCGCCTCGCAGTTCGTGGCCACCGGCAGTCAGGGGCAGCTGGCGGCGAGCATGCAGCTGCAGAAGCTTAACACGCAGTACTACACCCagcagcaccaccaccacccgcacccgcagcagcagcaccaaCCGCAGCAGCAGCACCTCCTCCACTACCCACACGAGCTGCAGGGCGGGTTCCGGGACGCGGGGGCCAGGCTCGGGGCGGCCGGCAGAGAGCCCCAGCAGCTGCCCGCCGCACACAGCGTCATCGACACGGACCTGATCGACGAGGAGGTGCTGATGGCGCTGGTGGTGGAGATGGGTCTGGACAGGATAAAGGAGCTGCCCGAGCTGTGGCTGGGCCAGAACGAGTTCGACTTCATGACGGACTTCGTGTGCAAACAGCAGCCCAGCCGAGTGAGCTGCTAA